GCATGAAGGGGAACGTGTCTTAGTACCCTACATGCAGGACATCCATTCTTATTATAATCGCTACACATACCCTAACGCCAGCACAGGAACGGCTGGTCAGCAGCACAACAGCCTTTTAACTACTGTGGGCTGTCCTAATTCAACGATAAACAGGAATATAAAAAGGAGAgcatttttaaataagaattcCACCCATCTTTGTGACAGCTAGCCGCCTGCATCTTGccattaaattattaacttaggAGGCCAAGGTTCGTCCATTCCCAGAAATTCTCTCTCAAAACAAGGCCATTCTTGctgctattttttattttattttttttgggtagTAGGTGTTGAACCCCTTTAAAAGACTGTTAGAGGATCACATTGCTACACACAAATACACATCCTCTTCTACATGGCCTGGAACTGATCAAGCCTAAGTATCTGAGGTGTTTTTTTGTGTTAATGGCCCTTGAAGCAGCCGGGGCTAACCATGTTGCCATCATCTTCGGAGTTACTGGGCTTGTTGGGAAGGAACTGGCCAGGATCCTAGCGTCGAAAAAGACATGGAAAGTTTATGGAGTGGCGCGGAAACCCGGGATCATATCCTTCCGGGATCAACATCCCGACTGCCATTTCATCTCATGTGACCTGCTAAACCCTTTGGAGGCTCAACAGAAGTTCTCTTCGCTACGAGACGTGACCCATGTGTTTTGGGTCACTTGGGCTAGCCAGTTTCCACTGGATAGCGAAGAGTGTTGTGAGCAGAACAAGGCCATGATGGGGAATGCCTTGAATGCTCTACTCCCCGTAGCCGAGAAGTTAAGGCATGTTTCCCTTCAGACAGGGACTAAGCATTATGTATCGCTGCAAGGGCCTTTTGATAAAGGAGAGGTTTGTTACTATGATGAGGAGAGCCCAAGAGCGAGCGGAGGTAATAATTTTTACTACGCTCTTGAGGATCTGCTCAGGGAGAGACTCGCTGGTAAGGTGGCTTGGTCGGTGCACCGGCCTGGTCTGATAATGGGCAGTTCTCAGAGGACTCTGTTCAACTTCATGGGCAGTTTGTGTGTGTACGGAGCCATTTGTAAGCATCTGAATCTTCCCTTTGTGTTTGGAGGGACAAGGGAGAGTTGGGAAGAGGCTTACGTTGATGGCTCCGATGCCCGGTTAGTAGCGGAACAGCACATTTGGGCAGCCACCAATGAGGAAATATACCCCACCGATGGCCAAGCGTTCAACGCCATCAATGGTACGGGTTTCACTTGGAAGGAGATATGGCCGGCTGTTGGATTGAAGCTGGGTGTGGAAGTTCCTCAAGACATGTTCTCGGAGGAGTTTTCGTTGTTGGAAGCCATGGCCGACAAGGAAGGAGTTTGGAAAGAGATTGTTTTGAAAGCGGGGCTGCTTCAGACAGAGATGAGAGACCTGGCTAATTGGGCATTCATGGACATGTTGTTCCGGTGCCCTGTGAAAATGCTGGGAACCCGAGACAAAGCCGATGGGCTTGGTTTCACAGTGAGGTATCAGACACTGGATTCAATCTTGTATTGGATAGATTTCATGAGAAAAGAGAAACTGATACCTTAGAGAGTTTAGACATGCATTTGGacagaaaggaaaaggaaagtgTGCTGCACAACAAACTTAAAAGTAATGTGGACAGGATGCCTTGTTTTCCGCACAAGCGCCTCCTCTTTTCCCCTCAATGGTGGGATGTGATAGGAGTTAACTGTATTACGTGATTAGCTAGCCAGTATCATTGTCCTTCTGTGTATTCGATATTTGAATATTGTGATTGTGGATGGCTCAGCTCCAACCAATATTATCCCCAGAagcaacaagaaagaaaatgcaataaaagaaatcaaatttattgCGGTGATGATGGAACAGAGTTGTTAACTCTCACGGTGAATCCAATTGCGTTACACAAGATGCAGCAAAAAACTCACTACTACtgtattaattaaatttctaaCGCTATCCCAACATCCGATATCTCCTTGAAGCTACAACAACATCATATTCTCTACCAGCTAGCAATCGACTTCCTTTTACTATGATGACGGTGTATTCGAGATATGAGAGGAGCTTCCAATCTATCTTTTCTGGAAGTTGAGAACCTTGACAGAGATGGCAAAGACACTAAAGAATAAGACAGAAAAGCAGATAAGCACAACTGCTGAAACTCCGATCATTCCAGGACCAAAGCCAAGCCGGTCATTCAAATACTTATTCACGGCACCCTTAAATCCAGGTCCTATTGTTATCTCTGTCACATCACCAAGTTGAGAGCTGATAATTCCCCGTAGCGTCCATGCAACTGGGCAGATGTAGTAGAACCAGATCCACCATCCCGGGATACGCTGAAAAAAGTAATGAATAAGATCACGTAAGTTTGGTCAATAGAGAAAAAcaattaattcttcaaaaaattcaTCATCTACATTTAAATGGGGTATGCAGCCAGGCTGTCGAAACTCG
The sequence above is drawn from the Vitis riparia cultivar Riparia Gloire de Montpellier isolate 1030 chromosome 6, EGFV_Vit.rip_1.0, whole genome shotgun sequence genome and encodes:
- the LOC117916078 gene encoding (S)-8-oxocitronellyl enol synthase CYC2, producing MALEAAGANHVAIIFGVTGLVGKELARILASKKTWKVYGVARKPGIISFRDQHPDCHFISCDLLNPLEAQQKFSSLRDVTHVFWVTWASQFPLDSEECCEQNKAMMGNALNALLPVAEKLRHVSLQTGTKHYVSLQGPFDKGEVCYYDEESPRASGGNNFYYALEDLLRERLAGKVAWSVHRPGLIMGSSQRTLFNFMGSLCVYGAICKHLNLPFVFGGTRESWEEAYVDGSDARLVAEQHIWAATNEEIYPTDGQAFNAINGTGFTWKEIWPAVGLKLGVEVPQDMFSEEFSLLEAMADKEGVWKEIVLKAGLLQTEMRDLANWAFMDMLFRCPVKMLGTRDKADGLGFTVRYQTLDSILYWIDFMRKEKLIP